A stretch of DNA from Bosea sp. F3-2:
ACGGCCTCCCGCCGAGCTCCGCCCGCCGAAATTAGCTGCATTTCAGGAGGCCGCCGGTGTCGGACAATCCACGGTCAGACGAAGCCGCCTCCCCGGCCCCACTGCTGCCGCAGACGGACGAGCAGCCGACGCCGCTGTCCAGTCATCTCGAAGGGCTCGCAGCCCGGGCGCGCGACTACGCCGAGGCCGCTAGCTCGGCCAACACCCGCCGCGCCTATGCCGCGGATTGGCGGCATTTCGCAAGCTGGTGCCGACGTCAGGGCCTCGAGGATTTTCGGCCCGATCCGCAAGTCGTCGGCCTCTACATCACGGCCTGCGCCTCCGGCGCGGCGGCCGGCGATCGAAAGCCCAATTCGGTGGCGACGATCGAGCGCCGGCTTTCCGCGCTAAACTGGGCCTATGCCCAGCGCGGCACGCCGCTCGATCGCAAGGACCGGCACATCGCAACGGTCCTCGCCGGCATCCGCAACAGCCATGGTCGCCCCCCGGTCCAGAAGGAGGCCGTGCTCGGCGAGGACCTGGTCGTCATGCTGGAAACCCTGGACCGCGGCACGCTTCGCGGGCTGCGCGATCGCGCTATCCTTTTGCTCGGCTTTGCCGGGGGCTTGCGTCGCTCCGAAATCGTCTCCCTCGACGTCGGCAAGGATCAGACGCGCGATGGTCGCGGCTGGGTCGAGATCCTCGAGGATGGCATGCTCGTTAACCTGCGCGGCAAGACCGGCTGGCGCGAGATCGAGATCGGCCGTGGCTCGGCCGATCTGACCTGCCCGGTCATCGCCCTGCAGATCTGGCTCAGCTTGGGGCGGATCGATCATGGCCCGCTGTTTCGACGCGTGACCGGTCAGGGCAAGGAGGCCGGCCCCGATCGGTTGACGGACCAACATGTCGCCCGGCTCGTCAAGCAATGCGCCATGGCCGCCGGCATCCGCGGCGATCTGCCTGAAGGAGAACGCGAGCGCCGGTTCGCCGGGCATTCCTTGCGAGCCGGCCTCGCCTCCTCGGCGGAGGTCGATGAGCGCTATGTCCAGAAGCACCTCGGGCACGCCTCTGCCGAGATGACGCGACGCTATCAACGACGCCGCGATCGCTTCCGGGTCAATCTCACCAAGGCCGCCGGTCTATAGGCTAGACCGATCCGCTGTCAGGTCACAAACCACCCAAACCCCATAAATGACCACAGGCGGCGTTTGACACCTTGCCTCAATACCCCCTGCGACTTCCACAGAGGGCATTAAGCGGTCTTCCTACGAGGTGGATTTTTTCGGCGGTTGAGTTCGCACTCGTAGCCCACCGCGCCTAGCGGAGAATCGGCAATGCGACACCCGCGGCGATCGCCACGACGATGGCGCTCCGAATAAGGATGCCATTGATCCGAGCCATTGAGGCTTCTGAGCTTTCCGGCGTACGCATGACTTCGCCTCCCTCACAGCCAGCTTCGGACTCACCTTGACCTCAATCGGGAACCTCTCCTACCTGCTAAACTTCGGTCTCCTGTGACTGGTCAGCCACGCTAGAGGATCGGCCCCCTCCCCTACCCCCTAGCCGGCCCAGATAGGGGAGGGGGCAAACTCGCGCCGAGAACGCGTCGCCGATAACCTCGCCGGACTTTCTTTTGCAGCCAATCGTCCAAGGCCTCTTTTGCCAACTCAGCGTTGGCATAAAGGTCCAAACGCTTGCGTCCTCGCTGGCCACGACGGCCCCACTCCCGAACCAAAGCCGTATCGCCAAAAAGTGTTGGCTCAATCGCAAGCACATAGAATCGAGCCATATTCTGCGCTGGATCGGACCGGTCCAACACCAGCATCTGCAAGCGCGGCGCATCTTTTGCGGAGGCGTTTTCCATGGGCGCATTTCGCGCTCATGGCTGGTACCGGTCCAACGCAAAGGATGAATCGATCAGTTGCTCACGATTCAC
This window harbors:
- a CDS encoding tyrosine-type recombinase/integrase yields the protein MLPQTDEQPTPLSSHLEGLAARARDYAEAASSANTRRAYAADWRHFASWCRRQGLEDFRPDPQVVGLYITACASGAAAGDRKPNSVATIERRLSALNWAYAQRGTPLDRKDRHIATVLAGIRNSHGRPPVQKEAVLGEDLVVMLETLDRGTLRGLRDRAILLLGFAGGLRRSEIVSLDVGKDQTRDGRGWVEILEDGMLVNLRGKTGWREIEIGRGSADLTCPVIALQIWLSLGRIDHGPLFRRVTGQGKEAGPDRLTDQHVARLVKQCAMAAGIRGDLPEGERERRFAGHSLRAGLASSAEVDERYVQKHLGHASAEMTRRYQRRRDRFRVNLTKAAGL
- a CDS encoding WGR domain-containing protein; translated protein: MENASAKDAPRLQMLVLDRSDPAQNMARFYVLAIEPTLFGDTALVREWGRRGQRGRKRLDLYANAELAKEALDDWLQKKVRRGYRRRVLGASLPPPLSGPARG